In Desulfosediminicola ganghwensis, a single window of DNA contains:
- a CDS encoding SDR family oxidoreductase produces MEKTLAGKVAIVTGGSRGIGRQIALKLGRMGTNVSVNYAQSKGQAEEVVQELAQEGVQGVAIQADMKKVSQIRELFQSSVKEFGRLDILINNAGMLLNTPVIEMDEESYEELMDLNLKSVFFACQEAAKTMADGGRIINITSTVTKMLLPTYGAYAASKGAVDQLTRVLAKELGNRQITVNSLSPGPVDTELFRKGKSEEQIVQMAAMSALGRIGTPGDIADAVSLLVREEAGWISGQQICANGGMA; encoded by the coding sequence ATGGAAAAAACGCTTGCAGGAAAAGTGGCAATTGTAACGGGCGGTTCACGTGGCATAGGCAGGCAGATAGCATTGAAACTGGGCCGGATGGGCACCAACGTCAGTGTTAATTATGCACAGAGCAAAGGACAGGCTGAAGAGGTTGTGCAGGAACTCGCCCAGGAGGGTGTACAGGGTGTGGCCATACAGGCGGATATGAAGAAAGTGTCGCAGATCAGAGAACTCTTTCAATCTTCTGTCAAAGAATTCGGCAGGTTGGATATACTGATTAATAACGCCGGGATGTTGCTGAATACACCAGTTATCGAAATGGATGAGGAAAGCTATGAAGAATTGATGGATCTGAACCTGAAGAGTGTCTTTTTCGCCTGTCAGGAAGCTGCAAAAACCATGGCGGATGGTGGTCGTATAATAAACATCACATCCACCGTGACAAAAATGCTGCTTCCGACCTACGGTGCATATGCAGCAAGCAAGGGCGCAGTTGATCAGCTGACCCGGGTGCTGGCAAAGGAACTGGGGAACAGGCAGATCACAGTCAATTCTCTCTCCCCCGGGCCGGTCGATACCGAGCTGTTTCGGAAAGGCAAGAGCGAAGAGCAGATTGTGCAGATGGCAGCAATGTCAGCCCTTGGCAGAATCGGGACCCCAGGTGACATCGCGGACGCGGTGTCTCTCTTGGTCAGGGAGGAGGCTGGCTGGATATCAGGACAGCAGATATGCGCCAACGGCGGCATGGCCTAA
- a CDS encoding YnbE family lipoprotein: protein MNSISTTLLKGCLAATLLLAVSCTRHEVEVKPVEIKPIHITIDVNVKVDRALDDFFSDLDDLQAE from the coding sequence ATGAACAGCATCTCTACCACTCTCCTCAAAGGTTGTCTAGCGGCAACACTGCTTTTAGCAGTATCCTGCACCAGGCATGAAGTGGAAGTGAAACCCGTAGAAATTAAACCCATTCATATCACCATTGATGTCAACGTCAAAGTTGACCGGGCACTGGATGACTTCTTCTCCGATCTCGACGACTTGCAGGCGGAGTAA
- a CDS encoding YdbL family protein codes for MRKKFTFLPILLILFALAIGSTTVLAASIKDRMASRLPTITALKDQGTIGENNKGLLEYRSGNKPEQATVNAENQDRSKVYAAISKKEGVSATLVGERRAKRIAEIGQAGHWFQDGSGKWYKK; via the coding sequence ATGCGCAAAAAATTCACATTTCTCCCTATTCTGCTTATACTTTTCGCTCTCGCTATCGGCAGTACTACTGTGCTTGCAGCTTCGATCAAAGATCGAATGGCCTCCCGCCTTCCGACTATAACCGCCTTGAAAGATCAGGGCACCATAGGCGAAAATAATAAGGGACTGCTCGAGTATCGTAGCGGTAACAAGCCAGAGCAGGCCACCGTCAACGCTGAAAATCAGGATCGCAGCAAAGTTTACGCAGCAATATCCAAAAAAGAAGGCGTGTCCGCCACACTTGTTGGCGAACGCCGGGCAAAACGTATCGCTGAAATCGGCCAGGCCGGTCACTGGTTCCAGGATGGCAGCGGTAAGTGGTATAAAAAATAG
- a CDS encoding intermembrane phospholipid transport protein YdbH family protein, which translates to MSRFYSSRKFYKALATVPIGLLLISWLLFCSLPFLLNTYIIPSVLQKHGFNQLSVHIQSLSPTSLTGNLALGDKSRQSLSVSRFEITFNPLKAVKGTIESILIDGALLHLGTENGKLSLQGFSIDTAHDKVPAENAAFDLSTILPFTISTIDVRNCQIFFDQQDRPGQLVVIDGHIKPSFIATEQKTVLDKITINLQSQGNVTGSASASIDINQDIHSLDFSIELKDLGQLASMAADFGAREESLRLRGSGYLNGSAEFHTSSSSLENIEAQLQVSDFLLADGDITLLSDAKPLQFDLAGNSEQLHYTITNLSALSPLPANLALSGIMVPAEVQLTGQGEITSDMFEQPISLSMTLGPDGKNYSGGITLSGDYQRIAFAGQQAKKHLELGKYRLISEIVLDRGKIHLENSFKLSSFTIPELELKGSDVQAAISYSLTGVNGIAERALTPGTISIGSLLYRDERMARLHANVAQRGQSIRLSGSVTSLLANPLNLNFEATISPTFDIQASLKLEEQSVNTDSLPSFIPLPEGLEFEGKLAAQAKIEVVPRQTNWNLQLQIKDGEVTTGDDKLKLSGINSELTFPGFANFASSPSQQLRINNLEAGNIKLTNGLITFHLEDSQTIFIEKSRFTWCSGKVESGSLRFSINDPEISTVLYCDRLQFSELLGQLGISEAGGNGSLNGRLPIYYSEKEIIFDDGFLFSTPGDSGIVRLSNTSMLRQGMGDMGQSAYLDYSLQSMENFSYNWTKLTFNTKGEDLLIAMQIDGKPANPLPYGYKKGQLVKMEGAGIQHPIRLDVNFHLPFAQMLKYGQNLQKIMENM; encoded by the coding sequence ATGAGCCGATTCTATTCTTCCCGGAAGTTTTATAAAGCCTTAGCAACCGTGCCAATTGGGCTACTGCTTATCAGTTGGTTGCTCTTTTGCTCGCTGCCTTTCTTGCTGAACACCTATATTATTCCGTCAGTACTCCAAAAACATGGTTTTAACCAGCTCAGCGTTCATATCCAATCGTTATCCCCCACATCGCTTACCGGCAACCTCGCTTTAGGCGATAAGAGCAGGCAATCCCTTTCGGTATCGCGCTTCGAAATTACTTTCAATCCTCTTAAGGCTGTTAAGGGTACGATCGAATCCATCCTCATCGATGGCGCCCTGCTCCACCTGGGTACCGAGAATGGTAAACTCAGCTTACAAGGTTTTTCGATCGATACCGCTCACGACAAGGTTCCTGCTGAAAATGCTGCCTTTGATTTATCAACCATTCTTCCATTCACCATCTCCACAATTGACGTTCGTAATTGCCAGATATTCTTTGACCAACAGGACCGCCCCGGACAGCTTGTGGTTATTGATGGTCACATCAAACCATCTTTCATTGCGACGGAACAGAAAACTGTTCTCGACAAGATCACTATCAATTTGCAATCACAAGGCAACGTAACCGGTTCGGCATCTGCCTCGATAGATATCAATCAGGATATCCATTCCCTGGACTTTTCCATTGAGCTGAAGGACCTTGGGCAGCTCGCTTCCATGGCGGCTGATTTTGGGGCAAGGGAAGAGAGTTTAAGGTTGCGCGGCTCCGGCTATCTGAATGGTTCGGCAGAATTTCACACCAGCTCAAGCTCACTTGAAAATATAGAAGCACAGCTGCAGGTTTCAGATTTTTTACTCGCAGATGGCGATATCACCCTCCTCTCTGATGCAAAGCCCCTCCAGTTTGATCTTGCAGGTAACTCCGAACAGCTACACTATACAATTACCAACCTTTCGGCACTCTCACCCCTGCCGGCCAATCTTGCACTCTCGGGGATAATGGTTCCGGCCGAAGTTCAACTCACAGGCCAGGGCGAGATCACTTCAGACATGTTTGAGCAGCCGATCTCGCTCAGCATGACACTCGGCCCTGACGGCAAAAATTATTCTGGTGGCATAACCTTATCCGGAGATTATCAGCGAATTGCTTTTGCTGGACAACAGGCGAAAAAGCACCTCGAACTGGGGAAGTACCGACTCATTTCCGAGATAGTTCTTGATAGGGGAAAAATTCATCTGGAAAACAGTTTTAAACTCAGTTCTTTCACGATCCCGGAGCTGGAGCTAAAAGGCAGCGACGTCCAGGCAGCGATATCGTATTCGCTCACCGGGGTAAATGGCATTGCCGAGAGGGCGCTGACGCCCGGTACTATCAGTATCGGTTCCCTGTTGTACAGAGATGAGCGCATGGCCAGGCTTCATGCCAATGTGGCACAGAGAGGGCAATCCATTCGGCTCAGTGGCTCTGTAACATCCCTTTTAGCCAACCCTCTCAATCTCAATTTTGAGGCAACCATCTCTCCGACCTTTGACATTCAGGCCAGTCTCAAGCTCGAGGAACAATCAGTCAATACTGACAGCCTCCCCTCTTTTATCCCTCTCCCTGAAGGGCTCGAATTTGAAGGTAAACTTGCTGCACAGGCCAAGATTGAGGTCGTGCCGAGACAAACAAATTGGAATCTGCAGCTACAGATCAAAGATGGCGAAGTCACCACGGGGGACGACAAACTCAAACTCAGCGGCATAAACAGTGAACTGACCTTTCCAGGCTTTGCCAATTTCGCCAGCAGCCCCAGCCAGCAGCTCCGCATAAATAACCTGGAGGCCGGCAATATCAAACTCACCAATGGCCTGATAACCTTTCATCTCGAGGATTCCCAGACCATCTTTATCGAGAAGAGCCGCTTTACCTGGTGCAGCGGCAAGGTGGAAAGCGGCAGCCTCCGTTTTTCCATCAACGATCCTGAAATTTCGACGGTACTCTACTGCGACCGACTGCAATTCTCGGAACTGCTCGGGCAACTGGGTATATCCGAGGCAGGCGGCAATGGTTCCCTCAACGGCCGACTCCCCATATATTACTCAGAAAAAGAGATTATTTTCGACGATGGTTTTCTGTTTTCCACGCCAGGCGATAGTGGTATAGTGAGGCTCAGCAACACGTCAATGCTGCGTCAGGGAATGGGAGACATGGGGCAATCCGCCTATCTTGATTATTCTCTCCAGTCCATGGAAAATTTTTCCTACAACTGGACCAAGCTAACTTTTAACACCAAAGGCGAAGACCTGCTGATAGCCATGCAAATCGACGGCAAGCCTGCCAATCCTCTCCCATACGGGTATAAAAAAGGGCAACTGGTGAAAATGGAAGGGGCCGGGATACAGCATCCAATACGGCTGGACGTAAATTTTCATCTGCCTTTTGCCCAGATGCTCAAGTACGGCCAGAATCTTCAAAAAATCATGGAGAACATGTAA
- the cmoA gene encoding carboxy-S-adenosyl-L-methionine synthase CmoA, giving the protein MSKPSRDKLFKVDTVQEDFVFNERVVEVFDDMLDRSIPFYQEVIHSSARLLDVFLHSGDTVYDLGCSTGTTLLEFSRQLEEKGLNFVGIDSSEAMLEKARLKAELYSKQDQLSFFKEDITKMQHQDAGAFILNYTLQFIRPLKREAFLRTLFESLRPGGVLLLSEKIISHDRRLNREYIDIYHNYKKSKGYSELEISRKREALENVLIPFSPEENKDMLKHVGFSTVETYFQWFNFASFVAVKPS; this is encoded by the coding sequence ATGAGTAAACCATCCCGCGACAAGTTATTTAAGGTCGATACCGTTCAGGAAGATTTTGTCTTTAATGAAAGGGTCGTCGAAGTCTTTGACGATATGCTCGATCGTTCAATACCGTTCTACCAGGAGGTCATACACTCATCAGCCCGCTTACTCGATGTCTTTTTGCACAGCGGCGATACGGTCTACGACCTTGGTTGCTCCACCGGCACCACCTTGCTGGAATTCAGCCGCCAGCTTGAAGAAAAGGGATTGAATTTCGTCGGTATTGACAGCTCCGAGGCCATGCTTGAAAAAGCACGACTCAAAGCTGAGCTGTACTCCAAGCAGGACCAGCTCAGCTTTTTCAAGGAAGACATCACCAAAATGCAGCATCAGGATGCCGGGGCATTTATACTGAACTACACGTTGCAATTTATTCGCCCCTTGAAACGGGAAGCCTTCCTGCGTACCCTTTTTGAGTCGCTACGCCCCGGTGGAGTACTTTTACTGAGTGAAAAGATCATCTCCCATGACAGAAGGTTGAATCGCGAATACATCGATATTTACCATAATTACAAAAAATCAAAAGGGTACTCGGAGTTAGAGATATCAAGGAAGCGGGAAGCCCTGGAAAATGTACTGATCCCCTTCTCTCCTGAGGAGAATAAAGACATGCTGAAGCACGTGGGTTTCAGTACGGTGGAGACCTATTTCCAGTGGTTTAATTTTGCCTCCTTTGTAGCTGTCAAGCCCTCCTGA
- the carB gene encoding carbamoyl-phosphate synthase large subunit → MPKRTDIKKILIIGSGPIIISQACEFDYSGAQAVKALKEEGYEVVLINSNPATIMTDPELADATYIEPITPEFVIKVIEKERPDALLPTLGGQTALNTAIKIAETGILEKYNVELLAANIDVIKKAEGREEFRAAMHAIGLNVPQSAIVRTLEDAMAAADDIGFPVIVRPSFTLGGTGGGVAYNRQELEELCTSGLDLSMTTEIMLEKSLLGWKEYELEVMRDRKDNVVIICSIENMDAMGVHTGDSITVAPAQTLSDREYQEMRDAAIAIIREIGVETGGSNVQFAVNPEDGELVIIEMNPRVSRSSALASKATGFPIAKIAAKLAVGYTLDEIQNDITRETYAAFEPTIDYCVVKIPRWTFEKFPEAEDVLTTAMKSVGETMAIGRTFKEAFQKGMRSLEIGRFGFSADGKIDLSELEIEDLETNLRVPNSKRMPHLYEALRREMPIEAIYKLSAIDPWFLHNLKQIVDTEREIVKRGFQGLDKKFLRTCKEQGFSDIQLAHLTGTSDDDIRKLRKSHEVTPVFKLVDTCAAEFESYTPYYYSTYEMENEAVETKGKKIVILGGGPNRIGQGIEFDYCCVHAAFALKEIGVESIMINSNPETVSTDYDTSDKLYFEPLTHEDVLNIIEQEKPDGIIVQFGGQTPLNLAVPLAKAGVPIIGTQPDAIDRAEDRKRFQQFLQKLNLRQPENDTVHTLEEALEAARRIGYPVVVRPSYVLGGRDMRIVYNDDGIRKFMKAVGGSKLEHPVLIDKFLKDAIEVDVDALCDGTRTIIGGIMEHVEEAGIHSGDSSCVLPPYTLGKDIVDQIKDASRAMAQELGVVGLMNVQFAVKDETLFILEVNPRASRTVPFVSKATGLPLAKLATKVMMGMSLDDLGITKEVEIDHWAVKEAVFPFDRFENVDTLLGPEMKSTGEVMGIDEKLGLAIAKAHLAAGSTLPLSGAVFISVRDGDKAAILPVAKNLEALGFSIVATDGTGNYLQDNGVSCELVNKISQGRPHILDKVRDKEIVLIINTSLGRRTTEDAYTIRRSALNYHVPYSTTITGARAVVRAIREVRTHEIGVQPVQYFT, encoded by the coding sequence ATGCCGAAAAGAACAGATATCAAGAAAATCCTCATCATCGGCTCCGGCCCAATTATCATCAGCCAGGCCTGTGAGTTTGATTACTCCGGTGCCCAGGCAGTCAAAGCCCTGAAAGAGGAAGGTTACGAAGTTGTCCTGATCAACTCCAACCCGGCAACCATCATGACCGACCCGGAACTGGCCGACGCCACGTACATTGAGCCTATCACCCCGGAGTTCGTCATTAAGGTTATTGAGAAAGAACGTCCAGACGCACTTCTACCGACCCTCGGTGGCCAGACCGCGCTCAATACCGCGATAAAAATTGCTGAGACCGGCATCCTCGAGAAGTACAACGTCGAGTTGCTGGCCGCTAACATAGACGTTATCAAAAAAGCTGAAGGTCGGGAGGAATTCAGGGCTGCCATGCACGCTATCGGCCTCAACGTTCCGCAGTCCGCTATCGTCCGTACCCTGGAAGATGCAATGGCTGCAGCCGATGATATCGGTTTTCCGGTCATCGTTCGTCCAAGCTTCACCCTTGGCGGCACAGGCGGTGGTGTTGCCTACAACCGCCAGGAGCTTGAAGAACTCTGCACCTCCGGCCTCGACCTCTCCATGACCACCGAGATCATGCTCGAAAAAAGCCTTCTTGGCTGGAAAGAGTACGAACTCGAAGTAATGCGAGACAGAAAGGACAACGTTGTGATCATCTGTTCCATCGAGAACATGGACGCCATGGGTGTACACACCGGTGACTCCATCACTGTCGCCCCGGCCCAGACCCTGAGCGACCGTGAATATCAGGAGATGCGCGATGCGGCTATCGCCATTATCCGCGAGATCGGTGTTGAAACAGGTGGCTCCAACGTGCAGTTTGCCGTAAACCCGGAAGATGGAGAATTGGTCATTATTGAGATGAATCCAAGGGTTTCAAGAAGCTCCGCGCTCGCCTCCAAGGCTACCGGTTTCCCGATCGCCAAGATCGCCGCTAAGCTTGCCGTAGGCTACACCCTGGATGAGATCCAAAACGACATCACCCGTGAAACCTACGCCGCATTTGAGCCAACCATTGATTACTGCGTAGTCAAAATTCCCCGCTGGACCTTCGAGAAATTCCCGGAAGCGGAGGACGTACTCACCACCGCCATGAAGTCTGTTGGTGAGACTATGGCTATTGGCCGTACCTTCAAGGAAGCTTTCCAGAAAGGTATGCGCTCCCTGGAGATAGGTCGTTTCGGCTTCTCCGCCGATGGTAAAATCGATCTTTCCGAGCTCGAGATCGAAGATCTGGAAACCAACTTGCGGGTGCCGAACTCCAAGAGAATGCCGCATCTGTATGAGGCGCTACGTCGTGAGATGCCGATTGAGGCAATCTACAAGTTGAGTGCCATCGACCCATGGTTTCTGCATAACCTCAAGCAGATCGTCGACACAGAGCGCGAAATCGTCAAACGCGGTTTTCAGGGCCTCGATAAAAAATTCCTTAGAACCTGTAAAGAGCAGGGATTCTCCGATATTCAGCTGGCACATCTTACCGGCACTTCCGATGACGATATCCGCAAGCTGCGTAAGTCACATGAGGTGACCCCGGTATTCAAGCTCGTCGACACCTGCGCTGCCGAGTTTGAGTCGTACACCCCATACTACTACTCCACCTACGAGATGGAGAACGAAGCAGTCGAGACCAAAGGCAAGAAGATTGTCATTCTCGGCGGCGGTCCCAACAGGATCGGCCAGGGTATCGAATTTGATTACTGCTGCGTGCACGCCGCCTTTGCCCTGAAAGAGATTGGGGTAGAGTCGATCATGATCAACTCCAACCCCGAGACCGTTTCCACCGACTACGACACCTCCGACAAGCTCTATTTTGAGCCGCTGACCCACGAGGATGTACTTAACATCATTGAGCAGGAGAAGCCGGACGGCATCATCGTCCAGTTTGGTGGCCAGACTCCATTGAACCTGGCTGTACCCCTTGCCAAGGCAGGAGTACCAATCATTGGCACTCAGCCGGACGCCATCGACCGCGCCGAAGACCGAAAGCGGTTCCAGCAGTTTCTGCAGAAACTCAACCTGCGTCAACCCGAAAACGATACAGTTCATACACTCGAAGAGGCACTTGAGGCCGCAAGACGTATCGGCTATCCGGTCGTGGTTCGCCCGTCTTATGTTCTCGGTGGTCGAGACATGCGCATCGTCTACAATGATGATGGTATCAGAAAATTCATGAAAGCGGTTGGCGGCTCCAAGCTCGAGCACCCGGTCCTGATTGATAAATTCTTAAAAGACGCCATCGAAGTAGATGTGGACGCCCTCTGCGACGGTACCAGGACCATCATCGGCGGCATTATGGAGCACGTCGAAGAAGCAGGTATTCACTCCGGTGACTCATCCTGCGTATTGCCTCCATACACCCTCGGCAAAGACATCGTAGACCAGATCAAGGATGCCAGCCGGGCTATGGCCCAGGAGCTTGGTGTGGTGGGCCTGATGAACGTGCAGTTTGCCGTAAAGGATGAAACTCTCTTCATTCTTGAGGTAAATCCGCGTGCCTCCAGAACCGTACCCTTTGTCTCCAAGGCAACCGGCTTACCACTGGCAAAGCTGGCTACCAAGGTAATGATGGGAATGAGTCTCGATGATCTCGGTATCACAAAAGAAGTTGAGATCGACCACTGGGCGGTGAAGGAAGCCGTTTTCCCATTCGACCGTTTTGAAAATGTAGATACCCTGCTTGGGCCTGAGATGAAGTCTACTGGCGAAGTGATGGGAATCGATGAGAAACTCGGTCTTGCCATTGCCAAAGCACATCTGGCAGCCGGTTCCACCTTACCGCTCTCCGGCGCTGTATTCATCAGTGTGCGGGATGGTGACAAAGCTGCGATCCTGCCGGTTGCAAAAAACCTTGAAGCGCTTGGTTTCTCCATTGTAGCCACAGACGGTACCGGCAATTATCTTCAGGATAACGGTGTGTCCTGCGAGCTGGTCAATAAAATTTCCCAGGGAAGACCCCACATTCTCGATAAGGTACGCGACAAGGAAATCGTGCTGATCATCAACACTTCCCTTGGCAGGCGGACGACCGAAGATGCCTATACAATCAGGCGTTCCGCCCTTAATTACCACGTGCCATACTCCACTACTATTACCGGTGCCCGGGCAGTGGTTCGAGCAATACGTGAAGTACGTACACATGAAATAGGAGTTCAGCCTGTACAATACTTTACCTAG
- the cmoB gene encoding tRNA 5-methoxyuridine(34)/uridine 5-oxyacetic acid(34) synthase CmoB, producing the protein MLNIEQLLEMLPADVRHKEILACHNERQSWVNQQKKGFLRYRNPYLALSEYSASHTDFGSGTVTIGTADEVSGEEQQHIRDQLKQFMPWRKGPFSIFGIDVDAEWRSERKWQRLEEKLPDLKGKVIADIGCNNGYYMFRMAHLQPAFVLGLEPSVQHYYCFNSLKNMAGTDNLAIDLLGVEHLNLFPGSFDAVFLMGIIYHRPSPIDTLRDILTSLKPGGSLLLESQAIPGDEPYALFPEKTYAKVPGTYFVPTGSCIYNWMQKAGFVDIELLCSHPMSSEEQRQTDWMEFESYSDFIDPANRNLTIEGYPAPWRVFLKGMKKV; encoded by the coding sequence ATGCTGAACATAGAACAACTTCTTGAAATGCTGCCGGCTGATGTCCGGCACAAGGAAATACTTGCCTGCCACAATGAGCGGCAAAGCTGGGTCAATCAGCAGAAGAAAGGCTTTTTGAGGTACAGAAATCCTTATCTGGCCCTTTCCGAATACAGTGCCTCCCACACGGATTTTGGCTCGGGAACTGTCACCATAGGCACCGCCGACGAAGTCTCCGGTGAGGAGCAGCAGCATATCCGGGACCAACTCAAGCAATTCATGCCCTGGCGCAAAGGCCCCTTTTCCATCTTTGGCATAGACGTGGATGCGGAGTGGCGCAGTGAACGCAAGTGGCAAAGGCTGGAAGAAAAATTGCCGGATCTGAAAGGCAAGGTCATCGCGGATATAGGCTGCAATAACGGCTATTACATGTTCCGTATGGCCCATTTGCAACCCGCCTTTGTGCTCGGTCTTGAACCATCCGTACAACACTACTACTGTTTTAATTCCCTGAAAAACATGGCCGGGACCGACAACCTGGCAATTGACCTGCTGGGAGTCGAGCACCTGAACTTATTCCCTGGCAGTTTTGATGCGGTATTCCTGATGGGAATTATCTACCACAGGCCATCCCCCATCGATACCCTGCGCGACATCCTCACCTCGCTCAAGCCAGGTGGCAGCCTGCTTCTCGAGTCCCAGGCCATACCCGGGGATGAACCCTACGCTCTTTTCCCAGAAAAGACCTACGCCAAGGTCCCAGGTACATATTTTGTCCCCACCGGTAGTTGCATCTATAACTGGATGCAAAAGGCCGGTTTTGTCGACATTGAGCTATTGTGCTCGCACCCTATGAGCAGTGAAGAACAACGGCAAACCGATTGGATGGAATTCGAATCCTACTCCGATTTCATTGATCCGGCTAACCGGAATCTGACGATCGAGGGCTATCCCGCCCCCTGGCGAGTGTTCCTCAAGGGTATGAAAAAAGTATAA
- a CDS encoding biotin--[acetyl-CoA-carboxylase] ligase yields the protein MAHNQPTPELLAEAFAKELSLREKRCPDIDSAAVLRYGQFVGSTIDCHESLPRAMDHARAHVHEVESQGGSVANGRVILADTMSRSKGRFTRAWHAPAGGVWGCMLHASTLLDISKRFVPLAVGVACCEAIREFGGGGANLRWVNDVLFGQRKVAGFLVEGHTGACYGEEYHLVGFGININNNSFPEELSPIATSLAKELGREFDLTDFTTTFLAKLAWNFGLIYYEEAQEMAGETYSGVEGTHRLLESWLSLSSTIGKRVVFGFDVMTSPQYEATVIGVDDGGGLQLQFDDGAMKTEYSGEIRYI from the coding sequence ATGGCCCATAACCAACCCACCCCAGAACTGCTTGCCGAAGCTTTTGCGAAAGAACTTTCCTTAAGGGAAAAACGCTGTCCAGACATCGATTCTGCTGCAGTGTTGCGCTATGGACAATTTGTCGGCTCCACCATTGACTGCCATGAGAGCTTGCCCCGGGCCATGGACCATGCCCGCGCCCACGTACATGAGGTAGAATCTCAGGGCGGTTCAGTCGCCAACGGCAGAGTGATTCTTGCGGATACCATGAGCCGGTCGAAGGGGAGATTTACCCGAGCCTGGCATGCCCCGGCAGGAGGAGTTTGGGGTTGCATGCTCCATGCGAGCACTCTGCTGGATATTTCAAAACGCTTTGTGCCGCTTGCCGTGGGAGTCGCCTGCTGTGAGGCAATTCGTGAATTTGGCGGTGGCGGGGCAAATCTTCGCTGGGTCAACGATGTGTTGTTCGGCCAAAGAAAAGTAGCTGGGTTTCTGGTTGAAGGGCATACAGGCGCCTGCTATGGCGAAGAGTATCATCTGGTGGGTTTTGGGATAAACATCAATAACAATTCGTTCCCGGAAGAGCTTTCCCCCATTGCAACCAGTCTGGCAAAAGAGCTTGGGCGAGAGTTTGATCTAACCGATTTTACTACTACCTTTCTTGCTAAGCTGGCCTGGAATTTCGGTCTTATCTATTACGAAGAGGCGCAGGAGATGGCCGGCGAGACATACTCAGGCGTTGAAGGTACTCATCGTTTGTTGGAGAGCTGGCTGTCGCTTTCAAGCACAATAGGTAAGCGGGTTGTGTTTGGTTTTGATGTAATGACCAGCCCGCAGTATGAGGCGACCGTCATTGGTGTTGACGACGGTGGTGGTCTGCAGTTGCAGTTTGATGATGGTGCCATGAAGACCGAATATAGCGGCGAGATTCGTTACATCTGA
- the carA gene encoding glutamine-hydrolyzing carbamoyl-phosphate synthase small subunit has translation MKVLIALEDGTIFEGQSFTGAGEAIGEIVFNTSMSGYQEVLTDPSYTGQLVTMTYPLIGNYGVNPEDMESSKVHPKAFLMKEYNPVPSNFRSTATLADFLKEHDVLGVHGFDTRALVKHIRTVGAMKCIVSTEDLDPESLIRRAGEWSGLVGQDMVKRVSCTEPYGWADNKPVPGTNFETADCTTSNEPFKVVAFDFGLKYNQLRELTERGCKLQVVPATTDAQTVLDMAPDGIFLSNGPGDPEGVEGVVDTLRTLLGKKPIFGICLGHQMLSLAYGGSTFKLKFGHRGGNQPVKDLTTGHVEITAQNHGFCVDMDSLNSDEVELTHINLNDNSCEGMRHKKHPAFSVQYHPEHAPGPHDSLYLFDRFVDMMRDNK, from the coding sequence ATGAAAGTACTCATCGCCCTGGAAGACGGGACAATCTTTGAGGGACAATCCTTCACCGGCGCTGGCGAAGCCATCGGTGAGATTGTCTTCAACACCTCTATGAGCGGCTATCAGGAAGTTCTTACTGATCCCTCCTATACCGGCCAGCTGGTCACCATGACCTACCCCCTCATCGGCAATTACGGTGTTAACCCTGAAGATATGGAATCATCTAAGGTTCACCCTAAAGCCTTTCTGATGAAAGAGTATAATCCGGTTCCATCTAACTTCCGATCCACCGCAACACTCGCAGATTTCCTTAAAGAGCACGATGTACTTGGCGTACATGGATTTGATACCCGCGCCCTGGTGAAGCACATCCGTACTGTCGGTGCCATGAAGTGCATCGTATCCACTGAAGATCTAGACCCGGAATCACTGATTCGTCGAGCCGGTGAATGGTCCGGCCTCGTTGGCCAGGACATGGTTAAGCGTGTGAGTTGTACCGAGCCATATGGCTGGGCTGATAACAAACCTGTACCCGGCACTAATTTTGAAACCGCTGACTGCACCACCAGCAATGAGCCTTTCAAAGTTGTGGCTTTCGATTTCGGCCTCAAATACAACCAGCTCAGAGAACTGACGGAGCGTGGCTGCAAGCTTCAGGTTGTGCCGGCTACCACAGACGCCCAGACCGTGCTCGACATGGCTCCTGACGGCATCTTCCTTTCCAACGGCCCCGGTGACCCGGAAGGCGTTGAAGGAGTTGTGGATACCCTGAGAACACTGCTCGGCAAGAAACCGATCTTTGGCATCTGCCTCGGCCACCAGATGCTCAGCCTGGCCTACGGAGGTTCAACCTTCAAGCTCAAATTCGGACATCGTGGCGGTAACCAGCCCGTAAAAGACCTGACCACCGGCCATGTTGAAATTACTGCCCAGAATCATGGCTTCTGTGTTGATATGGACAGCCTCAATTCAGATGAGGTTGAACTTACCCATATCAATCTCAACGACAACAGCTGCGAGGGTATGCGCCACAAAAAGCACCCTGCGTTTTCAGTTCAGTACCATCCGGAACATGCCCCAGGTCCACACGATTCTCTTTATCTCTTTGACCGTTTCGTCGACATGATGCGGGACAACAAATAG